A single genomic interval of Plantibacter sp. Leaf314 harbors:
- a CDS encoding DUF3817 domain-containing protein translates to MPLQPKPSTFPAIRGALKFYQVAAPITGVLLLSLCAEMLMKYAFGLELELGGAYGFLAFVPSGTATAVNLSTGILIIHGWFYVVYLFAAFRLWSLMRWNVLRLLWLALGGIIPFLSFFFESRIPREVKGYLSGRETAAAAEPVESMQ, encoded by the coding sequence ATGCCCCTCCAGCCGAAACCGTCGACGTTTCCCGCGATCCGAGGCGCGCTGAAGTTCTACCAGGTGGCCGCGCCGATCACCGGCGTGCTGCTGCTGTCGCTCTGCGCCGAGATGCTCATGAAGTACGCGTTCGGCCTCGAGCTCGAGCTCGGTGGCGCCTACGGCTTCCTCGCCTTCGTCCCGTCCGGGACCGCCACCGCGGTCAACCTGAGCACGGGCATCCTCATCATCCACGGCTGGTTCTACGTCGTGTACCTGTTCGCCGCGTTCCGGCTCTGGAGCCTCATGCGGTGGAACGTCCTGCGTCTGCTCTGGCTCGCGCTCGGCGGCATCATCCCGTTCCTGTCCTTCTTCTTCGAGAGCCGCATCCCGCGTGAAGTGAAGGGCTACCTCTCCGGTCGCGAAACAGCGGCGGCCGCCGAACCCGTGGAGTCCATGCAGTGA
- a CDS encoding SURF1 family protein yields the protein MLRPRWIGVLVLCLAVAGAFAALGQWQLARAIESGQVVPSETESVRPLADVLEPGVGIREVDAGQRISVTGTWVPGDYLVVGDRVNDGVLGYWVTGHLATDGPDAAGLAVAVGWTKDRQVADRVADALNADAPSGVVELEGRLNPPEGPEEPASDAAPTDLDNMSVAALLNRWSDADGLRVFTAFLVDDDAAAGLETISSPAPSQEIQLNWLNIFYAAEWVVFACFAVFLWYRLAKDAWEREIEELEDAEEQASQPTA from the coding sequence ATGCTGCGTCCTCGGTGGATCGGCGTGCTCGTCCTCTGCCTGGCCGTCGCCGGCGCGTTCGCGGCCCTTGGCCAGTGGCAGCTGGCCCGTGCCATCGAATCCGGACAGGTCGTCCCGAGCGAGACCGAATCGGTTCGGCCGCTCGCGGACGTCCTCGAGCCCGGGGTCGGGATCCGAGAGGTCGACGCCGGACAGCGGATCAGCGTGACGGGCACCTGGGTGCCGGGGGACTACCTCGTCGTCGGCGACCGGGTGAACGACGGCGTGCTCGGCTACTGGGTCACCGGGCACCTCGCGACCGATGGGCCGGATGCGGCGGGCCTCGCGGTGGCGGTCGGCTGGACGAAGGACCGACAGGTCGCCGACCGGGTCGCGGACGCACTCAATGCCGACGCTCCGAGCGGTGTCGTCGAACTCGAGGGGCGGTTGAACCCGCCGGAGGGACCGGAGGAGCCCGCGTCCGACGCGGCGCCGACCGACCTCGACAACATGTCGGTCGCGGCCCTGCTGAACCGGTGGTCCGATGCGGACGGCCTGCGGGTGTTCACCGCGTTCCTGGTGGACGACGACGCCGCAGCGGGCCTCGAGACCATCTCGTCGCCGGCGCCCAGCCAGGAGATCCAGCTCAACTGGCTGAACATCTTCTACGCGGCCGAGTGGGTCGTGTTCGCCTGCTTCGCCGTCTTCCTCTGGTACCGCCTCGCCAAGGACGCCTGGGAGCGCGAGATCGAGGAGCTCGAGGACGCCGAGGAACAGGCGTCGCAGCCCACCGCGTGA
- the guaA gene encoding glutamine-hydrolyzing GMP synthase, producing the protein MSEPTPAVAEQTAARPVLVVDFGAQYAQLIARRVREAGVYSEIVPHTVSAAEVAAKNPVGIVLSGGPSSVYEPGAPSLDEGILELGVPTFGICYGFQVMAKQLGGEVAHTGLREYGATDATSVVDVPGTLLHGVPTEQNVWMSHGDSVSKAPEGFEVLASTASTPVAAFANAERGLYGVQWHPEVKHSAYGQQVLENFLHRAAGIPADWNSGNVIAEQVERIRAQVGDAKVICGLSGGVDSAVAAALVHEAVGDQLVCIFVDHGLLRKDERRQVEEDFVASTGVRLVTVDAREQFLSALAGVSDPEQKRKIIGREFIRSFEQAEIDLVKEAQDEGEPIRFLVQGTLYPDVVESGGGSGTANIKSHHNVGGLPEDLQFELVEPLRTLFKDEVRAIGRELGLPEAIVGRQPFPGPGLGIRIVGEVTAERLDLLRDADAIAREELTAAGLDQEIWQCPVVLLADVRSVGVQGDGRTYGHPIVLRPVSSEDAMTADWTRLPYDVLARISNRITNEVKDVNRVVLDVTSKPPGTIEWE; encoded by the coding sequence GTGAGTGAACCGACCCCCGCCGTCGCGGAGCAGACCGCCGCCCGACCAGTCCTGGTCGTCGACTTCGGCGCACAGTACGCCCAGCTGATCGCCCGACGCGTCCGCGAGGCCGGCGTGTACTCCGAGATCGTGCCGCACACCGTGAGCGCTGCCGAGGTTGCCGCCAAGAACCCTGTCGGCATCGTGCTGTCCGGTGGCCCGTCGAGCGTCTACGAGCCGGGTGCTCCGTCGCTCGACGAAGGCATCCTCGAGCTCGGTGTCCCCACCTTCGGCATCTGCTACGGCTTCCAGGTCATGGCCAAGCAGCTCGGTGGCGAGGTCGCGCACACCGGTCTCCGCGAGTACGGCGCCACCGACGCGACGAGCGTCGTGGACGTCCCGGGCACGCTGCTGCACGGCGTCCCGACCGAGCAGAACGTGTGGATGAGCCACGGCGACTCCGTCTCGAAGGCGCCGGAGGGCTTCGAGGTCCTCGCCTCGACCGCCTCGACCCCGGTCGCGGCGTTCGCCAACGCCGAGCGCGGGCTCTACGGGGTCCAGTGGCACCCGGAGGTCAAGCACTCCGCCTACGGGCAGCAGGTGCTCGAGAACTTCCTGCACCGGGCGGCGGGCATCCCCGCCGACTGGAACAGCGGCAACGTGATCGCCGAGCAGGTCGAGCGCATCCGTGCGCAGGTCGGCGACGCCAAGGTCATCTGCGGGCTGTCCGGCGGTGTCGACTCCGCGGTCGCCGCTGCGCTCGTGCACGAGGCCGTCGGCGACCAGCTCGTCTGCATCTTCGTCGACCACGGACTCCTCCGCAAGGACGAGCGTCGCCAGGTCGAGGAGGACTTCGTCGCCTCGACCGGCGTCCGACTGGTCACGGTCGACGCCCGCGAGCAGTTCCTGTCGGCACTCGCCGGGGTGAGCGACCCGGAGCAGAAGCGCAAGATCATCGGTCGCGAGTTCATCCGTTCCTTCGAACAGGCCGAGATCGACCTCGTCAAGGAGGCCCAGGACGAAGGGGAGCCCATCCGCTTCCTCGTGCAGGGCACGCTGTACCCGGACGTGGTCGAGTCCGGTGGCGGGTCGGGAACGGCCAACATCAAGAGCCACCACAACGTCGGCGGCTTGCCGGAAGACCTGCAGTTCGAGCTCGTCGAGCCCCTCCGCACCCTGTTCAAGGACGAGGTGCGCGCGATCGGCCGCGAGCTGGGACTGCCCGAGGCGATCGTCGGTCGTCAGCCGTTCCCCGGCCCGGGGCTCGGCATCCGCATCGTCGGTGAGGTCACGGCCGAGCGCCTCGACCTCCTCCGCGACGCCGACGCGATCGCCCGCGAGGAACTCACCGCGGCCGGCCTCGACCAGGAGATCTGGCAGTGCCCCGTCGTCCTCCTCGCAGACGTCCGGTCCGTGGGCGTCCAGGGCGACGGTCGCACCTATGGCCACCCCATCGTCCTCCGCCCGGTGTCCTCGGAAGACGCGATGACCGCCGACTGGACGCGCCTGCCATACGACGTCCTCGCGCGCATCAGCAACCGCATCACCAACGAGGTGAAGGACGTGAACCGCGTCGTGCTCGACGTCACGTCGAAGCCGCCGGGGACCATCGAGTGGGAGTGA